Genomic DNA from Microbacterium neungamense:
CCGCGTACGAGCGCCTCGTGGACGAGGGCGGCCTGCGTGTGCTCGGCGTCGACAACGACCACGCCGTGATCACACGGCTCGAGGCCGATGGCCTGAACGTGGTGGAGGGGGACGCCACGGACGTGGAGTTCTGGAGCCGCCTGGCGTCCGGCGGCTTCGTGAAGACCGTCGTGCTGGCGATGCCGTTCCACGGCTCGAACACGTTCGCGCTGGAACGGCTGCACGAGGCGGGTTTCGACGGGCGCGTGGTGGCGGTGGCGCAGCATCCCGATCAGGTCGAGCACCTGGCCGCGAGCGGCGTCGACGGCGTCCTCAACATCTACGCCGGCGCCGGCCACACGCTCGCCGGCCTCGCGATGGCCGAGGACGAGGACCGCCCCGAAGCCGGGGACCCCGGCCGTCCGGCCGGCTGATCCCCGGCGTCGGGGCGGTGGTGTGCTACTTCAGCTGCCCGCGCACCTCGCCGCCCGGGTAGGTCTGCGTGTGCACGTTGACGTACCAGTCGCCCGGGTCCTCCTGGATGCCGGCGAGGATCGACGGGTCGGTGACGGTCGTGCATCCGTCGACCGCGAAGGACGTCTCGTTCGGGACGTCGAGGTGGATGCGGATCGGCCCGGCCTCTCCGCGCGGGGCGCTGTGCACGTGCGCGGCGCCGGCCGGGACGGTCAGGCCGGTCACCTCGATGGTGTAGCAGAACTGGTCGCCGTCGATCGTGTAGCTGAACATGCCGTGGGCGCCGCCCTTGGCATCCGTCGTCTCCTGTCCGTTGTTCAGCGGGATGGCGGGCGCGGCGGTCGCGGCGGACGCGCCTCCGACGGCGAGCAGCGCGAGCGCGGCGGCGAGGGCCGCCCGGTGACATGGCGCATGATCGGACACGACAGGAGGTTCGACATGCGATCGAAGACGACCGGCGTCCTTCTCGGCGCCGCCCTCGTGCTCACCCTCGGCGTTGCCGGGTGCTCGTCCCCGTCACCGGGCGGGGGAGAGGAGCCGGCCGATCCCGGCTACGGCGTCTCTCCTTCGGAGGAGCCGTCGGAGACGCCCTCCGCAGAGGCGTCCGGCGAGGTCGCGCTGATGACCGCGGACTCGTCACTGGGCGAGATCGTCGTGGACGGCGAGGGCATGACCGTGTACATGTTCGACAACGACACGCAGGGCACCGACAGCAGCGCGTGCACCGTCCAGTGCCTGGAGAACTGGCCGATCGTGACGGTCGACAGCGAGACGCCCGAGGTGGACGGCGTGACCGGCGAGGTCGGCACCATCATGAGCCCCGAGGGCGAGATGCAGCTGACCCTGAACGGCTGGCCGCTCTACTACTTCGCCGGCGACGCGGCCCCCGGGGACGTCAAGGGGCAGGGCGTCAACGACGTCTGGTGGGTGCTGTCGCCCTCCGGTGAGCGCATGGCCGAGTGAGCTGGGCGCCGGGGCCGGGCGTCAGCTGCGCAGCCTCTTGCGCAGGAACACCTGCTCGGTCCCGTCGCCCTGCGGCACGCGCTCCGTCTCGCGGTACCCGCACCGCCGGTACAGCCGCAGATTCGCCTCGCTGAGGCTGCCCGTGAACAGCTCCGCCTCCGCGGCGTGGCTCTCGCGTTCGGCGACCTCCAGCAGCATCCGCCCGATGCCCTCGCCCTGCATGTCGGGGGCGATCGCGATGCGCCCGATGAGGAGGAGGTCGCCGTCGACCCGCGCGCGGATCGCTCCGACCAGTCGCCCGCCGACACGGGCGGTCCAGCCGATGCACTCGCGCAGCTCGGCCTCCACCTGCTCCAGCGTCTGCGTCAACGGCGGCATGTCGACGCCGCCGTAGATCTGCGCCTCGGAGACGAACGCCGCGCGCTGCAGGGTGAGCACCTCTCCGGCGTCCTCCGGCCGGATCGGCGCCAGTTCGACATCCGGCGCGTCCTCGTCCTCGTGCATCCGTCGCTCCCTCCTGCGATCGCCGACGCCCGTACCGTGCCCGAGCGCGAGACCGAAATCAAGCCCCTGGGCTCCGGCCCGAGACGGATGCTACCGTCGCGGCGCGTCCGGAACCGGGCGATCGAGAACATGAGGTGAACATCCATGGCTGAGAAGCGCACCACCAAGACGACTACGAAGAACGACGCCTCGGGCGCGAAGACGACGCGACGGCAGAACGCGGAGAAGGGCTTCACGGCCTCCGCGAAGCTGGCCGGCGACCTGCAGGCGGCGCTCGTCGACCTGCTGGAGCTGTCGCTGCAGGGCAAGCAGGCGCACTGGAACGTGGTGGGGCGCAACTTCCGCGACATGCACCGCCAGCTCGACGAGATCATCGCGGCCGCGCGCGGCTTCAGCGACACGGTCGCGGAACGGATGCGGGCGCTGCACGCCGTCCCGGACGGCCGCAGCGACACGATCGCCCAGTCGACCACGCTGCCGCCGTTCCCGGCCGGCGAGGTGTCCACGGAGGAGACGGTGGATCTCGTGACCGAGCGACTGGAGGCGACGGTGGCCACCGTGCGCCGGGTGCACGATGAGGTGGACGAGGAGGATCCGACCTCGGCCGACATCCTGCACGCGATCATCGAGAAGCTGGAGCAGTTCGCCTGGATGGTGAGCGCGGAGAACCGCACTCCCGCCGGCCGCTGACCTGGCCGGGACGCGGCACGACCGAACGCCGCCGCAGGACGACCCGGTAGGTGATGAGTCCCGGGTACGCGAAGAGCCGCCGCAACCCGCTCAGGGGGTGCGGCGGCTCTCGGCGTGCCGGTGGGGGATCAGACCGGCTGCGGCAGGAGCGTGAACGACACCGCCCCCTGCTCGTCGACCCCGGCGTCCAGCGTCTTGTCCGCGAGCGCCTCCGAGGCCTCGTGCTCGAGGAAGACGCGGGCGCCGCCCTCGCCCTCCACGATGTCGTCGCCCGGCTCGGGCGCGGGAGCAACGGTCAGCGCGAAGCGCGCCTCGTCAGCCGGGCCGGTGCCGGACGTGTGGATGAGCAGGCCCGCGGACGGGTCGGCGCTCTGCTGCGCGACGATGCTCGTCGCGATCGTGCTGGCGTTGTCGGTCAGGGTGAGCATGCGCTCTCCTTCCGGGTCGGGGCACCGCACCGTACGACGCGGTGTCCGGGCCACGATTCCGCACCTGGGCGCCGACCTCAACCCGAGCGCACCCACTCGCAGGCCTTTCACACCTGCCGCATGCGGACCTCCCAGCCCGGCCGTCCGGCGCCTACCGGCGGTCGCGCTCGCGGCTGCGCATCATCAGCGGAAGGCCCGCCCACAGCGCGAACACGACGACCACCCCGATCCCGGCCGCGATCAGCGCCGAGGTGCGATCGATCGTCACGTCCAGGATGAGGGCGGTCACGCCGACCGTCACGGCGCCGACGACGATGAGGTTCGCCTTGAGCAGCCGGCTGGTCATCCGCACCAGCTCCGGCTTGCGGCGCTGGGCGAACAGCATCCGGTGCAGCCCCACGGGGGCGAGGGCGAGAGCGGTGGCGGCGGCGGCGAGCAGCACCAGCACCACGTACAGGCTGCGCTGCACGTCGTCGAGCTCCGCGAAGCGCGGCTGGAAAGCGACCGCGAGGAGGAAGCCGGTGAGGATCTGCGTGCCGGTCTGCATCACCCGCAGCTCCTGCATCAGCTCCTCCCAGTTGCGGTCGGCGCGCTCGTCTGGCGTCTCGTCGCGGCCGTCGGGCATGGCATCCGCCGTCATCGGCGCACCGCCGCGGCCTGGAGAGCGGATGCCAGCGCGGGATCGAGACCGGGCACGTCGTCCGTCGGCACGGTGAGGGCCAGCAGGGCGCGGCTGAAGTAGTTGCGCGCGGCGGCCGCGAGGGTGATGTCGACGATCTGCCGATCGTCGAAGCCGTGCGCGCGCAGCTCCTCGGTGTCGGCATCCGTCATCGTCGCCGGGTCGCCGGAGAGCCGGGCGGCGTACCGGATCACGGCCTGCTCGGCCGGCGTGAACGCGCTGTCGTCGCCTTCGGCGAACCCGCGCAGCCCGGCTTCGTCGGCGACACCGGCCCGCAGCGACTTGCGGGCGTGGGCGAGCAGGCAGTGCGAGGACCCGATGGCGCGCGCCGCCCCGAGCGTGGCCGCCTCGTACACGCGTACGCCGATGGAGGGCACGACGGCCCGGATCAGCGCCTCGAACGCGCTGTACGCCTCGGGGTTCACGGCCATGGCGCGGGTGTGCCCGTACACGACGCCGTCGGCCTCCCTGTCCTCGGCGTACATGCGGGCGACGTCACCGGTCGCGGTCTCGACCGGGGGAGGAGCGATGATCATGTCGGGACGGTACTCCGGCCGGGCCGGCAAAGGGTAGGGCTTGCGCGCCGGAGCCGGTGCTCGCTAGGGCCCGGAGCCGCTGCTCGTCTGGGCCCGTACGATCGGAGTATGGCCGAGACACCCGAACTCCTGACCCCGCTCGTCCCCGGGCTGTCGTCCTCCGCCGGCGCGGACGCCGGCCTGTGCGCCGACGGGGTGTGCCTGCTGCCGGACGCGGCGGACGACTGAGCCCGGCGGCCGCCGAGCGTTCCGACGCAGAGGGCGCCCAGGGCGCCGACGCAGAAGGCCGGGACCCTCGCTGCCCCGGCCTTCTGCTGCGATCAGTGACCGGCGTGGGCGGGCGCCTCGGCGTCCTGGTCCTCGGGCTTGCGGATGAGGAACGCTCCGACGATCGTCACGGTGGAGATCACCGCGCCGATCAGGAAGGCGACCCGCGAACCGGAGGCGACCGCGGCCGCCACGCCCGTGCCGCCGCCGGCGTTCACGATCACGGTGAACACCGCCATCATCACCGCGATGCCCGCCGCGCCGGCGACCTGCTGGATCGTGCCGATCACGGCGCTGCCGTACGAGTAGAACCTCGGGCTCAGCGACGCCAGCGATGCGGTGAACAGCGGGGTGAACGACAGCGCCAGCCCGACCGACAGCAGCGTCTGCGCCACCAGCACCACCCACACGCTCGTGCCCACGCTGAGCGTGGTGTAGAACCACAGCATCGTGGCCGCGAGGATCGAGCCGGGGATGAGCAGGATGCGGGTGCCGTGCGCGTCATAGATCCGCCCGATCACCGGACCGAGCAGACCCATCGCGAGGGCACCAGGGAGGACGGTGAGGCCCGCGGTCGTCGTGTCCAGCTGCAGCGCGTCCTGCAGGTACAGCGGGACGACGGTGATGGTGCCGAAGAACGCCAGGGACAGCAGGAACATCTGCGCCATGGACAGTGAGAACCCGGTCGAGGCGAACACGCGCAGGTCGAGCAGCGCGTCGTCCTCGCGCTGCAGCCGGACCTGGCGGAGCAGGAAGACCAGCAGCCCGACGACCCCCACGACGAGCGCGATGGCCAGCGGCACCCAGGAGCCGCCCGCCTCGGCGAGCGAGCCGATCTGGCTCAGGCCGTACACCAGGCCGCCGAAGCCGAACGCCGACAGGATGATCGAGGGCACGTCGATCGGCGCGTGCGTGCGCTCGCCGACGTTCGTCAGCCAGCGCCAGCCCACGAACATCGCCGCGAGCGCGATCGGCAGCACGACGACGAAGATCGCGCGCCAGCTGAAGTGGTCGAGCAGGAGCCCGGACAGGGTCGGGCCGATCGCGGGAGCCAGCGAGATGACGATGCTGACCCGCCCCATCATCCGCCCCCGGGCGGCCGGCGGCACGAGGTTCATCATCGTGGTCATCAGCAGCGGCATCATGATCGCCGTGCCGGACGCCTGCACCACGCGGCCCAGCAGCAGCATCGGGAAGCCGATGGCGACCGCGGCCAGGATCGTGCCGGCCGAGAACAGCGCGAGCGCACCGAGGAACATCTGCCGCGTCGTGAAGCGACGCAGCAGGAAGCCGGTGGTCGGGATGACCACGGCCATCGTGAGCATGAAGGCGCTGGTCACCCACTGCGCGGCGAGCGGGTCGATGCGCAGATCCTGGATGAGGTGCGGGATCGCCATGCCCATCGTCGTCTCGTTCAGGATCGCCACGAAGGCTGCCGTCAGCAGCACCCAGATGACCGCCATGTCCTTGCGAGGGATCAGAGGTTCCGCGGATGCGCGAGTGGGCACCGAGCCAGTGTCGACAGCAGACAT
This window encodes:
- a CDS encoding CHRD domain-containing protein; its protein translation is MSDHAPCHRAALAAALALLAVGGASAATAAPAIPLNNGQETTDAKGGAHGMFSYTIDGDQFCYTIEVTGLTVPAGAAHVHSAPRGEAGPIRIHLDVPNETSFAVDGCTTVTDPSILAGIQEDPGDWYVNVHTQTYPGGEVRGQLK
- a CDS encoding COG4315 family predicted lipoprotein; translation: MRSKTTGVLLGAALVLTLGVAGCSSPSPGGGEEPADPGYGVSPSEEPSETPSAEASGEVALMTADSSLGEIVVDGEGMTVYMFDNDTQGTDSSACTVQCLENWPIVTVDSETPEVDGVTGEVGTIMSPEGEMQLTLNGWPLYYFAGDAAPGDVKGQGVNDVWWVLSPSGERMAE
- a CDS encoding GNAT family N-acetyltransferase, translated to MHEDEDAPDVELAPIRPEDAGEVLTLQRAAFVSEAQIYGGVDMPPLTQTLEQVEAELRECIGWTARVGGRLVGAIRARVDGDLLLIGRIAIAPDMQGEGIGRMLLEVAERESHAAEAELFTGSLSEANLRLYRRCGYRETERVPQGDGTEQVFLRKRLRS
- a CDS encoding Dps family protein yields the protein MAEKRTTKTTTKNDASGAKTTRRQNAEKGFTASAKLAGDLQAALVDLLELSLQGKQAHWNVVGRNFRDMHRQLDEIIAAARGFSDTVAERMRALHAVPDGRSDTIAQSTTLPPFPAGEVSTEETVDLVTERLEATVATVRRVHDEVDEEDPTSADILHAIIEKLEQFAWMVSAENRTPAGR
- a CDS encoding Fe-S cluster assembly protein HesB, giving the protein MLTLTDNASTIATSIVAQQSADPSAGLLIHTSGTGPADEARFALTVAPAPEPGDDIVEGEGGARVFLEHEASEALADKTLDAGVDEQGAVSFTLLPQPV
- a CDS encoding DUF6328 family protein gives rise to the protein MTADAMPDGRDETPDERADRNWEELMQELRVMQTGTQILTGFLLAVAFQPRFAELDDVQRSLYVVLVLLAAAATALALAPVGLHRMLFAQRRKPELVRMTSRLLKANLIVVGAVTVGVTALILDVTIDRTSALIAAGIGVVVVFALWAGLPLMMRSRERDRR
- a CDS encoding carboxymuconolactone decarboxylase family protein, coding for MIIAPPPVETATGDVARMYAEDREADGVVYGHTRAMAVNPEAYSAFEALIRAVVPSIGVRVYEAATLGAARAIGSSHCLLAHARKSLRAGVADEAGLRGFAEGDDSAFTPAEQAVIRYAARLSGDPATMTDADTEELRAHGFDDRQIVDITLAAAARNYFSRALLALTVPTDDVPGLDPALASALQAAAVRR
- a CDS encoding DHA2 family efflux MFS transporter permease subunit; its protein translation is MSAVDTGSVPTRASAEPLIPRKDMAVIWVLLTAAFVAILNETTMGMAIPHLIQDLRIDPLAAQWVTSAFMLTMAVVIPTTGFLLRRFTTRQMFLGALALFSAGTILAAVAIGFPMLLLGRVVQASGTAIMMPLLMTTMMNLVPPAARGRMMGRVSIVISLAPAIGPTLSGLLLDHFSWRAIFVVVLPIALAAMFVGWRWLTNVGERTHAPIDVPSIILSAFGFGGLVYGLSQIGSLAEAGGSWVPLAIALVVGVVGLLVFLLRQVRLQREDDALLDLRVFASTGFSLSMAQMFLLSLAFFGTITVVPLYLQDALQLDTTTAGLTVLPGALAMGLLGPVIGRIYDAHGTRILLIPGSILAATMLWFYTTLSVGTSVWVVLVAQTLLSVGLALSFTPLFTASLASLSPRFYSYGSAVIGTIQQVAGAAGIAVMMAVFTVIVNAGGGTGVAAAVASGSRVAFLIGAVISTVTIVGAFLIRKPEDQDAEAPAHAGH